From Brassica oleracea var. oleracea cultivar TO1000 chromosome C3, BOL, whole genome shotgun sequence, a single genomic window includes:
- the LOC106330673 gene encoding glutathione S-transferase T3-like, with protein sequence MNYLVGKFCGAYESATRERSSGQNDDVLKLAHEIFFNSYNKKFTLEHAWKEIRNDQKWCDLSSSKAERSSKRRRCDEGAQSSTSHASETNIGEADQSTIWPPGVKAAKGLGKKTHASGKALAEFQSMWDIKKEDLVMKERLTKMKLLDRLIAKPEPLAEGEEALKNKLINEFLSN encoded by the coding sequence ATGAATTATCTGGTTGGCAAGTTCTGTGGCGCGTATGAATCTGCCACCAGAGAGAGAAGTAGCGGCCAAAACGATGATGTTCTCAAGCTAGCTCATGAGATCTTCTTCAACAGCTATAACAAGAAATTTACGCTTGAACATGCGTGGAAGGAGATTCGAAACGATCAGAAATGGTGTGACCTGTCCAGTTCTAAAGCGGAGAGAAGCTCTAAAAGGAGAAGGTGCGATGAAGGTGCACAATCCTCAACCTCTCACGCCTCTGAAACCAACATTGGTGAAGCTGATCAATCAACCATTTGGCCCCCGGGTGTTAAGGCAGCAAAGGGGCTTGGTAAGAAGACGCATGCATCGGGGAAGGCACTGGCTGAGTTTCAGAGTATGTGGGACATCAAGAAGGAGGATCTGGTTATGAAAGAAAGGCTGACAAAAATGAAGCTACTTGATAGGTTAATTGCAAAACCAGAACCGCTTGCTGAGGGTGAAGAAGCTCTGAAGAACAAGCTAATTAATGAGTTTTTGTCTAATTAG